The following coding sequences are from one Eublepharis macularius isolate TG4126 chromosome 19, MPM_Emac_v1.0, whole genome shotgun sequence window:
- the LOC129346390 gene encoding isocitrate dehydrogenase [NAD] subunit gamma, mitochondrial, whose translation MALSLALKTSRPLWKPAPSAARSLQALTDVSRRSVTSQQTIPPPAKYGGRHTVTMIPGDGIGPELTLHVKEIFRHACVPVDFEEVFVSSEASDKDLQNAIMAIRRNRVALKGNLETNHNLPPSHKSRNNILRTTLDLFANVIHCKSLPGVATRHRDIDILMVRENTEGEYSSLEHESVSGVVESLKIITRTKSLRIAEYAFQLAKEAGRKKVTAVHKANIMKLGDGLFLQCCKEVAAGYPGISFDSMIVDNTTMQLVSRPQQFDVMVMPNLYGNIVNNVCAGLVGGPGLVPGANYGRDYAVFETATRNTGKSIATKNIANPTAMLLASCMMLDHLKLHSYASVIRKAVLASLDDSKTHTPDIGGQGTTSEAVQSILKQIRESAFNLAQ comes from the exons ATGGCCCTTTCTCTGGCTTTGAAAACCTCCCGGCCGCTCTGGAAGCCGGCTCCGTCAGCCGCCCGTTCG CTGCAGGCTCTAACAGATGTCAGTCGTAGGAGCGTGACCTCG CAGCAGACCATC ccacctcctgccaaatATGGGGGGCGCCACACGGTGACAATGATCCCTGGCGATGGGATTGGGCCGGAACTCACACTGCACGTCAAGGAGATATTCAG GCATGCCTGTGTGCCAGTGGACTTTGAGGAGGTTTTTGTGAGCTCGGAGGCCTCTGACAAGGATCTGCAGAATGCCATCATGGCCATCCGGCGAAACCGCGTGGCCCTCAAAG GAAACCTGGAGACAAACCATAACCTGCCACCTTCTCACAAGTCCCGGAATAACATTCTACG cacaactCTGGATCTCTTTGCTAACGTGATCCACTGCAAGAGTCTCCCGGGTGTGGCAACCCGGCATCGGGACATCGACATCCTTATGGTCCGGGAGAACACGGAGGGGGAGTACAGCAGCCTGGAGCACGAG AGCGTCTCTGGTGTGGTGGAGAGCCTGAAGATCATCACAAGGACCAAGTCACTGCGCATAGCTGAGTACGCCTTCCAGTTGGCCAAGGAGGCCGGGCGCAAGAAGGTGACAGCCGTCCACAAGGCCAACATCAT GAAACTGGGTGATGGCCTTTTCCTGCAGTGCTGCAAAGAGGTGGCAGCTGGCTACCCCGGCATCTCCTTTGACAGCATGATCGTCGACAACACCACCATGCAG CTGGTCTCCCGTCCGCAGCAATTCGATGTCATGGTTATGCCTAACCTGTATGGCAACATTGTCAACAACGTCTGTGCCGGACTGGTCGGGGGCCCGGGCCTGGTGCCAGGGGCCAATTACGGGCGTGACTATGCAGTTTTTGAAACG GCTACTCGCAATACCGGCAAGAGCATTGCCACCAAGAACATTGCCAACCCCACAGCTATGCTGCTTGCCAGCTGCATGATGCTGGACCACCTCAA GCTGCACAGCTACGCATCCGTGATCCGCAAGGCCGTTCTGGCCTCCTTGGATGACTCGAAG ACCCACACGCCGGACATAGGAGGGCAGGGGACGACGTCCGAGGCGGTTCAGTCTATCCTGAAACAGATCCGGGAATCTGCGTTTAACTTGGCGCAGTGA
- the SRPK3 gene encoding SRSF protein kinase 3 isoform X2 — protein MGEMAQERLESHRPLSPSCSDDTPRTPLVPPLPVPAAVEGGLLGSDDEEQEDPRDYCRGGYYPVKIGDLFNGRYHVVRKLGWGHFSTVWLCWDIQRKRFVALKVVKSAVHYTETAVDEIKLLKCVRDSDPSDPKRENIVQLIDDFKISGINGVHVCMVLEVLGHQLLKWIIKSNYQGLPLPCVKSILRQVLQGLDYLHTKCKIIHTDIKPENILLCVDEGYVRRLAAEATLWQQAGGPPPSGSAVSSAPQEIVNGKLSKNKRKKMKRKQKRQSQLLAERLRDLQQLEDLATTAGDVSESTVAQGGTEPTGGSLACSPQSLTSSSGFYTHNAYDSCNGHSPPGTASRHFSPDSTTSGFSGSLFSGSAMSGVSNQRERGGLLSPSTFGTSEFLVNPLEPQNAEKIKVKIADLGNACWVHKHFTEDIQTRQYRALEVLIGAVYNTPADIWSTACMAFELATGDYLFEPHSGEDYTRDEDHIAHIVELLGDIPPQFALSGRYSREYFNRRGELRHIKNLKHWGLYEVLVEKYEWPLEQAAQFTDFLLPMMAFLPEERATASQCLQHSWLNS, from the exons ATGGGAGAGATGGCACAGGAGAGACTAGAATCCCATAG GCCTCTGAGCCCCTCCTGCTCTGATGACACTCCACGCACCCCCCTGGTTCCCCCCTTGCCTGTTCCTGCTGCTGTCGAAGGGGGCCTGTTGGGATCAGATGACGAGGAGCAAGAGGACCCCCGAGATTACTGCCGAG GTGGGTATTATCCAGTGAAGATCGGGGACCTGTTCAACGGGCGCTACCATGTGGTGCGGAAACTTGGCTGGGGGCATTTTTCTACGGTCTGGCTTTGCTGGGACATACA GCGAAAGCGTTTTGTGGCCCTTAAAGTGGTGAAGAGCGCCGTGCACTATACGGAGACAGCCGTGGATGAAATAAAGCTGCTGAAATGT GTGCGGGACTCGGATCCCAGTGACCCGAAGCGTGAGAATATTGTCCAGCTCATCGATGACTTCAAGATCTCGGGGATCAACGGTGTCC ATGTCTGCATGGTCCTTGAGGTTTTAGGGCACCAGCTGCTAAAATGGATCATCAAATCCAACTACCAAGGGCTTCCTCTCCCCTGCGTCAAAAGCATCCTACGCCAG GTACTGCAGGGCCTCGACTACCTTCACACCAAGTGCAAAATAATCCACACAGACATAAAGCCAGAGAATATCCTGCTGTGTGTGGATGAGGGTTATGTGCGTCGTCTGGCAGCTGAGGCGACTCTCTGGCAACAGGCTGGGGGGCCTCCCCCCTCTGGCTCGGCAG TCAGCTCTGCACCCCAGGAGATTGTG AATGGGAAGCTCTCCAAGAACAAGCGGAAGAAAATGAAGAGGAAACAGAAACGGCAGAGCCAGCTCCTTGCTGAACGACTCCGGGACCTGCAGCAGCTGGAGGACCTAGCGACGACAGCGGGGGATGTGAGCGAGTCCACGGTGGCCCAAG GAGGAACAGAGCCGACAGGGGGCTCCCTGGCCTGCAGCCCCCAGAGCCTGACCTCATCCTCCGGCTTCTACACACACAATGCCTATGACAGCTGCAATGGGCACTCACCGCCGGGCACTGCCAGCCGCCACTTCAGCCCGGATTCAACCACGTCGGGTTTCTCAGGATCCCTCTTTTCTGGCTCGGCCATGTCGGGTGTTTCTAACCAGCGGGAGCGTGGAGGACTTCTCTCCCCCAGCA CTTTTGGAACCTCTGAATTCCTGGTGAACCCCTTGGAACCCCAAAATGCAGAGAAGATCAAAGTGAAGATAGCAGATCTGGGCAACGCCTGCTGGGTG CACAAACATTTCACAGAGGACATTCAGACCCGCCAGTATCGTGCCCTAGAGGTTCTGATTGGCGCCGTCTACAACACTCCAGCGGATATCTGGAGCACGGCGTGTATG GCATTTGAGTTGGCAACTGGCGATTATCTCTTTGAACCACACTCGGGTGAGGATTATACCAGGGACGAAG ACCATATTGCCCACATAGTTGAGTTACTGGGTGATATTCCTCCTCAATTTGCTCTTTCGGGGCGCTATTCCCGCGAGTATTTCAACCGGCGGG GTGAGCTGCGCCATATTAAGAACCTGAAGCACTGGGGCCTGTACGAGgtccttgtagagaaatacgagTGGCCCCTGGAACAAGCGGCCCAGTTCACAGACTTCCTCTTGCCCATGATGGCGTTCCTACCCGAAGAGCGTGCCACGGCCTCCCAGTGTCTGCAGCACTCGTGGCTCAATTCCTAG
- the SRPK3 gene encoding SRSF protein kinase 3 isoform X1: MELTGAGGAAGGRKGKKKKPKKEKPPPPSPAEGQAPPGPLSPSCSDDTPRTPLVPPLPVPAAVEGGLLGSDDEEQEDPRDYCRGGYYPVKIGDLFNGRYHVVRKLGWGHFSTVWLCWDIQRKRFVALKVVKSAVHYTETAVDEIKLLKCVRDSDPSDPKRENIVQLIDDFKISGINGVHVCMVLEVLGHQLLKWIIKSNYQGLPLPCVKSILRQVLQGLDYLHTKCKIIHTDIKPENILLCVDEGYVRRLAAEATLWQQAGGPPPSGSAVSSAPQEIVNGKLSKNKRKKMKRKQKRQSQLLAERLRDLQQLEDLATTAGDVSESTVAQGGTEPTGGSLACSPQSLTSSSGFYTHNAYDSCNGHSPPGTASRHFSPDSTTSGFSGSLFSGSAMSGVSNQRERGGLLSPSTFGTSEFLVNPLEPQNAEKIKVKIADLGNACWVHKHFTEDIQTRQYRALEVLIGAVYNTPADIWSTACMAFELATGDYLFEPHSGEDYTRDEDHIAHIVELLGDIPPQFALSGRYSREYFNRRGELRHIKNLKHWGLYEVLVEKYEWPLEQAAQFTDFLLPMMAFLPEERATASQCLQHSWLNS, from the exons ATGGAGCTGACGGGGGCCGGGGGGGCCGCCGGCGGCAGGAAAG GCAAGAAGAAGAAGCCCAAGAAGGAGAAGCCGCCGCCGCCGTCCCCTGCCGAGGGCCAGGCCCCCCCGGG GCCTCTGAGCCCCTCCTGCTCTGATGACACTCCACGCACCCCCCTGGTTCCCCCCTTGCCTGTTCCTGCTGCTGTCGAAGGGGGCCTGTTGGGATCAGATGACGAGGAGCAAGAGGACCCCCGAGATTACTGCCGAG GTGGGTATTATCCAGTGAAGATCGGGGACCTGTTCAACGGGCGCTACCATGTGGTGCGGAAACTTGGCTGGGGGCATTTTTCTACGGTCTGGCTTTGCTGGGACATACA GCGAAAGCGTTTTGTGGCCCTTAAAGTGGTGAAGAGCGCCGTGCACTATACGGAGACAGCCGTGGATGAAATAAAGCTGCTGAAATGT GTGCGGGACTCGGATCCCAGTGACCCGAAGCGTGAGAATATTGTCCAGCTCATCGATGACTTCAAGATCTCGGGGATCAACGGTGTCC ATGTCTGCATGGTCCTTGAGGTTTTAGGGCACCAGCTGCTAAAATGGATCATCAAATCCAACTACCAAGGGCTTCCTCTCCCCTGCGTCAAAAGCATCCTACGCCAG GTACTGCAGGGCCTCGACTACCTTCACACCAAGTGCAAAATAATCCACACAGACATAAAGCCAGAGAATATCCTGCTGTGTGTGGATGAGGGTTATGTGCGTCGTCTGGCAGCTGAGGCGACTCTCTGGCAACAGGCTGGGGGGCCTCCCCCCTCTGGCTCGGCAG TCAGCTCTGCACCCCAGGAGATTGTG AATGGGAAGCTCTCCAAGAACAAGCGGAAGAAAATGAAGAGGAAACAGAAACGGCAGAGCCAGCTCCTTGCTGAACGACTCCGGGACCTGCAGCAGCTGGAGGACCTAGCGACGACAGCGGGGGATGTGAGCGAGTCCACGGTGGCCCAAG GAGGAACAGAGCCGACAGGGGGCTCCCTGGCCTGCAGCCCCCAGAGCCTGACCTCATCCTCCGGCTTCTACACACACAATGCCTATGACAGCTGCAATGGGCACTCACCGCCGGGCACTGCCAGCCGCCACTTCAGCCCGGATTCAACCACGTCGGGTTTCTCAGGATCCCTCTTTTCTGGCTCGGCCATGTCGGGTGTTTCTAACCAGCGGGAGCGTGGAGGACTTCTCTCCCCCAGCA CTTTTGGAACCTCTGAATTCCTGGTGAACCCCTTGGAACCCCAAAATGCAGAGAAGATCAAAGTGAAGATAGCAGATCTGGGCAACGCCTGCTGGGTG CACAAACATTTCACAGAGGACATTCAGACCCGCCAGTATCGTGCCCTAGAGGTTCTGATTGGCGCCGTCTACAACACTCCAGCGGATATCTGGAGCACGGCGTGTATG GCATTTGAGTTGGCAACTGGCGATTATCTCTTTGAACCACACTCGGGTGAGGATTATACCAGGGACGAAG ACCATATTGCCCACATAGTTGAGTTACTGGGTGATATTCCTCCTCAATTTGCTCTTTCGGGGCGCTATTCCCGCGAGTATTTCAACCGGCGGG GTGAGCTGCGCCATATTAAGAACCTGAAGCACTGGGGCCTGTACGAGgtccttgtagagaaatacgagTGGCCCCTGGAACAAGCGGCCCAGTTCACAGACTTCCTCTTGCCCATGATGGCGTTCCTACCCGAAGAGCGTGCCACGGCCTCCCAGTGTCTGCAGCACTCGTGGCTCAATTCCTAG